The Rhodamnia argentea isolate NSW1041297 chromosome 10, ASM2092103v1, whole genome shotgun sequence sequence GTAAGAACTTTCTGCATCAGGTATTCATGCACTTGCTATGGATTGAACAGTACCAAGAGATATTTTTCTAAAGACACGAGATCATTTGGCTATAATTGGTGCATTTGTGGATACATCAAGCGTAAATTATATGTGCATCATTTTTCTGTTCCATTTGCATTGTGAAAACAAGAATAATTAAGACTCGAGTTGGACATATGAGTGGAGATAAATTGTTTTTGCTTGTTAAGGTCTATGTTAATTATCTCACTTCTTTAATTTTCTAGCTTGAGGGCCGGCAATGTTATTTTCAACTACAGATATTTCAACAATAAGTTGCAAAGGGCGGAAGGTATATAtatctctttctcctcttttgTCCATGTGGAATTAGCAAGAGCCATGTGGGCAAAGTCCAGCCTAATTAACGATTGTTGAACTTAGTAGGGAATGCAATTTATATGTTTGTGGTGATACCTGTCAATACAGTCTTTAATATGGTGCCAGACAGGAGCATAGGGATTGGAgcatatttttgttcttttcctttaatCTAGCTAGATAGGTTCTTGATTTATGAGATTTTCTTGTTATGAGTAAGTCTAGAATTCAATATTCGGAAGCACATCAGTGTAAATGTTTATCTAAAGTAGATGTTGATGTGCAGTGCTTTCAGTGTAGTGCGCTTTATACTTGCAAAAATCAACTGCTATTTTTCCATATATGGTCTACCAGTTAATTCTGTATGAAATGGTATCTTTGAGGAAAAATACAGTACCTGTTATTCGGTGAAAGATTAGAGCTCTGTGCTTACTGTGAATAATTGCAATTAAAATTTCACTACTCTTGATCATACACGCTTAAGATTTAGTATCGACTGTGCCCCCCTGACTTTTTTgtggggggaaggggggggtgGAGGACCTTATGAAATTCCATCTAGCTAAAAAGGAACGTTCAAGCAGGTCTCACAGAAAACTTAGTGCTGTAGGTTTCTATGGAAGAAGATGTTAATTGATCCAATAAATTGGCTTGCTGAAACTCCTGAAGTCATCAAGCTTGGTTTAGTGATCTTTTATGGCCAAAGGAAAGATGGTTGAAGGTTTTTACTTGGCAAAATTAGCTGGGACTTTAATTTCCTTAAAGAATGTAGTCATACTTATGTGTGTCAGTGAGCCTCCTTTCATTTCATCATCCTTGttggtttttcccttttttttttgggttgccgAAGGATATATTTTCAAAGCATTAAGGACTGTTTTCTGGGTTCCATTAGGCTAGTTCTCTTTAGGAGAATGGTCACTATAGTAGGGGTTTTTTGGGGGTcaatacaaaaagaagacaCTATAGGAGGTGACATAACTTTCTAGATCTTTTCAGTTTAAACCGTCATTTCTACTTGTGCTTGCTCATTTCTGTGATTGTTTTTCATTTGGATTCCGATGGGCGTCATGTCCCTTTCCTCTTTCCCATTATCTAAATTGCAGTGACCGAAGATTTCTCCTGTCCTTTCTGCTTGGTCAAGTGCGCAAGTTTCAAGGTGGTACTTCTTgtacacttttttttgtcttcttgtacactttcaattatgtcatttTGTTGGTAGGTTACTTACAAATCTATGTATTTAACAGGGTCTGAGGTATCATTTGTTGTCATCACATGATCTCTTCAATTTTGAGTTTTGGGTTGGTAAACTTCAGCTTTCAATATTTGATATTCCCGAATTTTTGGCAATTATGAAAACAGCTATTGCATCTATGATGTAGGTAACTGAAGAGTACCAGGCCGTTAATGTGTCTGTAAGAACAGATCCTTGGAGGTCTGAGGTGAGAAGCTTCTTCATAGGATCTGTAATGTCCTCTGAACTATCTTGGGTCATGTTATTCTtccaagagagagcccaaaaTATGAGGACATAAGCCTAATGGCAGATCTGCGATTTAATATCAGCAGCGCAGGAAAGGGTTGAGTAGACTAATTGTCACTTTTTGAGAGGCAGCAGTGTGCATGTGCTTTCACAATATAAGCCAGGATCAATTTAGGCACTGGAAGGATACGCTTCTACCAATGGGCAGGCTACTCAGCCTAATCATTTTCACATGTCTTCTCTGTGgagcatttttcaaatgaatCGTTAAAAGGACCCAATAAAGGCGCAAGGCATATTATACGTCTCTACGAGATAATACACCAATGTCTGGTCCTTTGACTTACAGAGATAGAGACAGAACGTTGTTCCTTAATATCAGTTTTGTTGTCATATATTTGCTTTCGGAAAGCCAGATGTGTGAATGTGTATTTCATCACGATATCTCCTCCGATGCTTATACAACTTCGATTGAATTCACATCAAAAGCAGAATAATCAACTGTCGATGTTGATGGAATATAAATAATGGCTTGAATGTCAGATTTTGGAAATAGAACTCGTAATGTAAATGAGCAGCACTAATTGTCAATCTCCTGTGTAGAAAATTGTTGGCTTTCGTGTTGGAGGACCTTCATTTAGTTAGCTTCTCGTGTTACGACATTTTATCGTAGTTCTACATTATGTGATTGAAATGCTTGCAAATATTGAAGGCATTCCTTAAAATTTTGTTTGGCAAAAGCCATTACCATGGAATTTATATGTGTGTGTTTTCCTAGATTGTTGCCGATGGTATGGATCCAAGGCTGCAAACGTTTTTCCGCTGGTGAGACCCACTAATTGTCCTTGCAGTTAATGCATCATGGTTTTGATCACTATTGAGCTCTTTATCTATACAGCTTAAAGCCATTCAAGAGGAAAAGATCACTCCACCTAGTTCAAAATTCCAAGCATGTCTATCCACTGATCTTGGAATCAGAGTTGCCTTCAGGTACACGAGACTTGATGCAGCTGAAAGTGTGCATTTGATATTTCTTCctctatattttcttttcttccttgagAATTATGATGGAATGATAGTTCAGCTTGTTTAGCATCACcaatagtttggggtttttggtaaaaaaaaaaaaatgtatggggtaaatgtgtcacatgcatacAAGTGGTTttatgtgtcacaaaaaaaagtttgggataaatgtgtcacagtgggcatagtttgaagtttttggtagcttttttttttttttttttggcgttttTTATGAGAAGTTCAACCTGTAATAGGAGGCTTGATGTGCTCCAACACCAATGGGCAATTTGCAGACCAAAGAACAAGCTTACAGTAAACATATATCCATACCTGTCATGAATTTTCTTTCGATACCAGAGAAATGAAAAGGTTGACCAGCTTGACATTAGATCTTCGTCAATTGATTGAATTAAACTTCTGAGGTGCTTATGCATTAGTTCAGGAAAGCAATTATTGTCAAGAGTCAATCTTTAGCAAAAGGATTGTGCTTGTGATTGTATCATCTTAAAAACTTGTAAGGATTGTAAGGGACATCATCCTTTGATTGATATTGCACAATTTTGAATGATATCCACTTTCACGATGCCATTCTTTCTATTATAGAGAATATCATGGGGATAACTACTATTTTAGTTAATTTAGAGTCCACACTTCACTTTTATTCATTTCTCCTTTGTTGTTATACATTATACATCTGCAATGATTTCTGTGGCGTTACATGGGTGTGAGGCACTCCATTATCTGGTCAATGCTTGGAGTAATTGCTCTGGCGTTGGTTGATTAGTAATTTTAGAGGACAGAAATTGTGCTTTGTAATCAACCTAACATCACCTCTTATTATCAACCCTAGACAATGTATAATTCGACAAAATATACATGTTGGCAAATTCCCTTTCATGTGGTGTTTGTATCGTCACTACCACACTTCTTCTGGTTTTCAAGTTCCATGTACGTTTGGGCTCTCCTACTGCTAATCTTCTGTTTGCATCAATTGGACAAATCTTAAATTTCTGTTGCTGAACGGGCTATAATCCCTCATATTGCATCTTTACAAAGAAAGCACTTATTCTTGTTTCTCTACGAGAGGGTTATACCGTGGAAAAGGAAAACTCCATGAAATTTATGGTCTGTCATACTTAGGAACTTTATTGTGGTTAAAGCAACAAGAACTATCTCATGTTACTTcaattatattcttaagaacCCTTTTCCTTTATAGGATTCATAGGTCTCTAGTAGGTGTGGTATGGACTCtggtgcaaatttttttatgtagatCAGCCTTTGCTGAAAAGAAACATTTATACTATTGGTTCTTTCCTATTTGTGTTGTTTTCCCCTTTCAGAATACTTGAAGCCTTTTTCCTATGTGATCTAACAGATGCTTATTCCAGTAGAGGTGAAAAGGCACGTGGTTGGTTAGGAACTTAGGATGACTGCCGAAATGATATATTGCTTGTTCAATGTCAAAAGTTTTTACAGTGTTACATTGATGTTGCAGGAGTGACAAGTGCCACAGGACAGTCATATGCTGACACTGATTGTGTTCAATCAATGTCTGCCAACAATTTTGCACCCCCTGCGATGCTTCAGTTCGCAAAGACGAGGAAGTTATCGATTGAGCGATCTGAGCCgagaaagtatttttttcttccccaatTTTCCTCCTAGCTTGCCCTCATTTGTACTATATTAGGAATTAGTCCACTTTTAGTCCCCTAACTTGTGTTGTTTGTTCAATTTGGCCCACTTCTTTtttatgcaattgagtcctCTCCTTTACCAAATCAGGTCATTTTGTCATTGGCCACCATTAGGGGCATCCCAATGATTTTATAATtagaaatatagaaaaaataGGAGTGACAATTGGAAAGATCCAAAGAAACTCAATTTTCAGTAGCAGGGAAACTAAAATGTAAAAACGAAATCTAGAAGggaaagtaaaatgaaaaaagaaaaggaaggggggaaggggggggggagggagtCGGTCTCTTTGCAAGTTGGGTCAGGGATAGATTGTTGTCCTTTCAGAGCTTTCTTGAGGGACTGCAGAAGAGGCAGGCGGTGAAATGAAGGGTCATTGATTAGGTTGGTGAGTTGAATGGGGTGGTTATTTACGTTGACTCTGAAGTGCGGTAGAAAGGCAAGGGGCTCTATTGCTTGGGCAACTTGAGAGTGGAGGAGTATTGGCCTTCAATTGGTTCTTTCATTTCTACAGGTTAATGGAATGTTGAGGGTTGGGTGAGTTGTTTAAAGGTTGTCTACTGTTAATGCTTGAACCTTGAAAGTAGTGAGAGGCTGGGCGTGTTGAGGGTTGAGTGAGTTGTTTAAAGGTTATGTGCTGTTAAtgcttgaaacttgaaagtaGTGAGAGGCTGCATGACGGGGAGGGTTCTCTCTCGATTTCCTTTTACCCTTTCTTTCtagattatattgatttcttttatttaaatgagttttgtgaatttttattaaGTGCCACATTAGCACGCCATGTCAGCATATTAGCTGTCAATGATGGGAGAACTTGACTTCACAAATTTCGCAAGGTAGGATTTCATCATGCCGAATAATAAGAAAGACCAAATTACACGTACTGCACTTATTAGCCGACTGAAGTGGAATTGTCCCTACTAacttttttctcctcttccgGCGCTTGCCACTTTTACTGAGTAAAAGTGGAATTGTCCCTACCAAATTACACATGATGCTGCTGTTGTTTTGGAACAGGGAGACATAGTTGACCTTTAAAAGCAGAGGAGTCTGAATTTACTTCTCTTCTTGTTACTTTAAATATGAATTTGTTATCCACTTGATACACTATTGATGGAGCTCACTAGTTTCCTTAATGAATAATCAATTTGTATCTTTTACCTCAAAGAAGCTTGTTATTGCTAGATAAAGTGTTAAAGTTAATAGGATGTGATTTCAGTTAGAGTTTGGATTGTACTTTAACATCAGAAGGATGAAAGATATACTTTTTGCATCAGGAATGTGCTGAATGATAGTACATATGTTGATTGTTAATTGAGTGCTATTTTAAATTTGGACTTCCCTTTGCAGCCGTCTCCTCTTGCAAAAGCGGCAGTTCTTTCATTCACATCGAGCTCAGGTGATCCAAAGAcatgagttttttttaattctattccATGTGGATCagtttatatttgaattttttataacccCTGTTTCCTGGTTCTTGAAGCCTATGGCAGTTGAACAAGTGATGTCTGATCGAGATAGTGAGGATGAAGTTGATGATGATGTGGCTGACTTTGAAGATCGAAGGGTATGTGATCATTGCATAATCCATATATTTGTGTGGCATTATTTGCCTTATCAATTTGCTGTACAGGGATTTCTTGTTGTAGCTCTCTAAGTAGGTCCTGAAGCTTTTGCGATGATCTTTTGGTTTGAAGAACTAAAATCATTGTCAATGTCCTGGAAATGCATCTCTTGTCAAGCAGCTTCAGAGTTAAATAAATACAAAAGCAAGGAGGACGACCTGCTTCAGTGTTTAAATTCTGACTTATATGTGAAGTTGTAATATGTGTACTGATAGAACAATTaacttcatctaacagcttaagattttagaacagttggcagtgGTCCCATCAAAATCTAACGTGGTATCAGAGTAGGAGGTTCCTAGTTCAAATCTTCctggcccctatttgcctccccaataaaatattttctcacttAATACTAGGCAAAAAACCCAGACCAAGCGTGAGGGGTGgtgttaaaataattaaattttaaaccatgccttcatcttatagcttaagctttttaaACAGTTGACAATGGTTTCACCAAAATCTCACATGTATCACAGCTCTCAGTTGGGGGCTGCATGAAATGGGCCTCATAATGTGTCTAGTGGTTATAGCCCACTATAACATTGTCCTTGTTCCTtcttattttccatgaaaatctTTTTAATTCTGGCCTTTGATTTTGTGATCGGCATATAATTCGGGCATCTTAGTTGTtgcggttttttctttttttggcattaTTTCAGGCTTTACTGGACTCTAGAGCATTCGGTAGTTGACACTGCTATGTCTATGCAGATGCTTGATGATTTTGTGGACGTGACCAAAGATGAGAAGCAAATGATGCATCTATGGAATTCATTCGTGAGGAAGCAAAGGTTATTCTCCTATTCTGAGTTTAATATCTTTTGTTGTTTCGGGTCATTTTCCTCATTCCCATATTTACCTCCTGCTCAAAGCAGCACAAATTGCTCAACTTTTTAGATAAtgataaaaatttgatttgacctcatgtgcaatatagtccctgaactttaacccaatgcgCATTgtggttcctgaacttttaatttgaccaatatggtccctcaacttttggaacatgttcaacttagtcccagggactatttttgtcattttgctAAAATTTAATTGTGCAATGTCAATGGGGTGACAGTTTTCTTGATCATTTAAGTCTTCAACTTCAATAATTTCCAATCATCTAACTCTCGGAAACAACTGCTTGAAACTCAAATAACCGTAAGCTCCAACATTCTGACATTCTGGTCGCCTCTCGATTTAATAGCTCTCACGAGACATTGTAAAAATCCTTTGAATCTGGATAAGCAGGTAAAGAAGGCATATGTATGTTTGTTGAGAAATTTATGGGCTCAACTAGCTAAGACATCCACCATTTTAGTATGTGCTCATCTCTTGCTAGAAATAGTTAAAGCATCGTTGCTTCTTCTGAGAGAATGAGAATCAGTCAAGAATCTCCGGGACATCTGGTAGAACCTACATCCATTGCAACTTTTAACCAGTCCTTAAAAATTCAGTAAGGTTACATCGCTCGTTGCTCCATTCAGGAGCTTTTGTGTGTTTCCTTGCTCCTGTGATGCCTCTGCACCATAGAAGTTAGAACACTTGTTGTAATCATAAGGTCTTTTGGAGTGCAAACATGCTAATGCATGTCCGTTAAGGGTGTCAATGGGCTGGGTCGGGCCAGGTCTTGGCCCGGCCCGAAACTTAACAGTACCGAGCTCGGCCTGGCCCGAGCCCGAATTACATGTGCCCCAACTCTTTGGGCCGCGTTGgattcttctttattttattttattttttgaaatcaaaatcacttcacaaacccatcgaatgaaagaatataaaaaataaaaaataaaaataaattaaattaaaaagaaaacatgggttTTAAAAAAACCTTTCTTACAGACTGCACTGACACTTTGCATTGGTTGGACTGCTGAAACGATTATTACGGAGTAAATCTGTTAATTTCACCTTATCGAGTCCTTATTCTCTCCACCCTTTTGATTCCATTTCTGCATATGACATCGAGTAGTCAGATTGGGTTTAGATGATTATGCTTCTTGTACTGGATGCCTAATTCCTAATACGGCCTTCTTGACTCGATTGCAGGGTGCTGGCAGATGGTCATATTCCTTGGGCATGTGaggcattttcaaaattgcatggAAATGACCTTGTCCGTGCACCTGCACTTATTTGGTCAGTATTTTTTCTGCAGCTTCTGTGAGGATATTCTTCTTTTGGCATTCTCAAACTCTTCTACGTAATTATAGTCAGCTGACTCAGTTTGTCGTATTTGGCCGGCTCTTCTTGATTCACAGTGCTCAGTTTGTGGTGCTTTGTAGTTGCCTGCATAGAGATGCTAGTTTCatactgatttttcttttggagttTCACACTGATTGATGTATCCATGAATTGCGGTTGGGGACAAACTGTTAAATAAAAGCATGGATttgttaaaaaacaaaaaaaaaaaaaaacaaaaaccaattaGCACCATGTCAGATTTTCAATAAGTCGGGCAGGTGGGATATGCTCTGATCTGCCGTTCCAGTTGCGTAGTCTCTCTGCTCAGGAGACATACTAGGATGTTTGCACTTGCTAATGAGTATGCCTTAGAACTCCTTTAGTGCAGTAACATGAAACTTatcattttaattagaaaacGTGTCCCATGAGCTACTGTCAAATGCTTAGCATGACTTGCCAAGTATAATAAAAACTCGATGTCTGAAGCGGACGACATTGCTTGCTGATATGACAGGTGTTGGCGACTCTTTATGATCAAGCTTTGGAATCATGGCTTGCTTGATGCCCGCACCATGAACAATTGCAATATCACCCTAGAACAATGCCAGAATCAAGGGTCAGatcgcatggaaagctagacaGGAAATCCATGGCGACACATCCATGGCCAATGAGCGTGGAGCAAGAGGGATAATAGAAATGCAGACAATTATCTAACTCTCATTGGGGAGACTCTGCATCCATTTTCTCggaggttttcttttcttatttagtGTGAGGCATCCCAGGGCCCAATTGTATCTGTAAGTATGCTCTGTCCTTCTTCGTGCAACTTTGACAAGTCATCAATGTTATATCTACATGGAAAGTAATCCGTTTGATGGAAAGCATCAGACACATTGTCGAAAAACAAAGCAATCATTTTATCATACCACGACTCTCTCCCCCTATGGTCTCTAGCAATCCCGATTCAGATCATTGGGTCGGCCTGTGCTGCAATTGGAGACGATAAATGGGCCATGCCGGGTGAGACTGCCCTCTATCGTCCTTGGCCGGCACCAGCTATGGAGCTCATTAATCAGTCCGACAGCTTGTGGGAGTCGATCAGAAGACACAAACGTATGGACGCTTTTGTCAACGTGTTGACCAGACACAGAGCTGGCCACTGGGTTCATACCGAAAGTCCGTATTGGAAGTATAGTCCGCACTGACTCGGAAGTGCTTCTTTGCCCCCACTCCACGGCCCATTTGGAAAGCTATGAGAGAGGAAAGTCAAAGCGATCTCAAGAGGTTGTAGAGTGGCGTCCATTTCGGTTTCTTTGGGGGAGTATCATTGCGTTTTCTGTTTTGATTTTGCCATGTCCTTGGTATTTTCTGTCGTGTTGGCCCACCAAAAAGAACTGGAAAGTAAGCGATTTTCTTTGCCAAGAAAAAAGTTGCACTTAGCAAAAAGAGGTTGGTCCTCTAGACATTTTCAAAGTAATTAATGATCCAATTACGTATCATCCGAAATAAAGTCATGTTGTGTGAACAGCTTATGCTTTAGGGAGCATTACGTCCAAAAACAACCTTACCGAGATAACCCCACGATGGAGATCTGTAagccttttttcccttctatttTCCTGAAGCAACACATGTGTGGTGAAAGAAAGTCTATACTTTGACAATCAGATGCCGTTGCCTATCCAACATCTCCTCAATATTTTGTCCAATTTGTACGCAATCCTCATATCTGAAAAGCAAAGAATAATCTAATATATAAATAGGTAAGTTGTACGTATGGGGACCTATGGACTAGCTTGTTTGGCCTTTCTATAGTTGATTTGAATTCATTCctcgatttaaatttttttttatcaaatagcaGGTTTGTCGGTGCGTAAAAAAGGGCATGCATGTATTCGAAGAgtggaaaattgttcaaaaagttctaaGTCTATTAATGGAGGctaattttgtcctaaatcttttcacaattTGCCAATGGAATCCTTCTAACCAATTATATCTAgaatcgccgacatggacaccGGCGGTTCTACATGGTACGGTCGAtattgatgtggacaattttttacttttcttttttaaattatctaaaattttatatcatttttctt is a genomic window containing:
- the LOC115742818 gene encoding polycomb group protein EMBRYONIC FLOWER 2 isoform X1, yielding MPGIPLAARQTSYSRSADQMCRQDSQVHLSAEEELSAEESLSIYCKPVELYNILQRRAVGNPLFLQRCLSYKIQVKHRRRVQMTISLPRTTTDGFQSGRVLPMYVLLARLESEVNSLEHSAEYRYSRACVLTSFMGAEDDTHSQANFILPEINKLALEAKLGSLFILLVCYAGPEKSLYGNDTTKTQLDVAAYQRNAPGFCVLGKIPMKSLYLLWEKSPNLSLGQRAEVTFSVDMHTCLVKWRHLNEDRHISVQVPYSSEILSARERLHVIVAAEEVGAKEKSPYNSSMCNDVISSSFSHIMRLRAGNVIFNYRYFNNKLQRAEVTEDFSCPFCLVKCASFKGLRYHLLSSHDLFNFEFWVTEEYQAVNVSVRTDPWRSEIVADGMDPRLQTFFRCLKPFKRKRSLHLVQNSKHVYPLILESELPSGVTSATGQSYADTDCVQSMSANNFAPPAMLQFAKTRKLSIERSEPRNRLLLQKRQFFHSHRAQVIQRHEFFLILFHVDQFIFEFFITPVSWFLKPMAVEQVMSDRDSEDEVDDDVADFEDRRMLDDFVDVTKDEKQMMHLWNSFVRKQRVLADGHIPWACEAFSKLHGNDLVRAPALIWCWRLFMIKLWNHGLLDARTMNNCNITLEQCQNQGSDRMES
- the LOC115742818 gene encoding polycomb group protein EMBRYONIC FLOWER 2 isoform X3 translates to MPGIPLAARQTSYSRSADQMCRQDSQVHLSAEEELSAEESLSIYCKPVELYNILQRRAVGNPLFLQRCLSYKIQVKHRRRVQMTISLPRTTTDGFQSGRVLPMYVLLARLESEVNSLEHSAEYRYSRACVLTSFMGAEDDTHSQANFILPEINKLALEAKLGSLFILLVCYGNAPGFCVLGKIPMKSLYLLWEKSPNLSLGQRAEVTFSVDMHTCLVKWRHLNEDRHISVQVPYSSEILSARERLHVIVAAEEVGAKEKSPYNSSMCNDVISSSFSHIMRLRAGNVIFNYRYFNNKLQRAEVTEDFSCPFCLVKCASFKGLRYHLLSSHDLFNFEFWVTEEYQAVNVSVRTDPWRSEIVADGMDPRLQTFFRCLKPFKRKRSLHLVQNSKHVYPLILESELPSGVTSATGQSYADTDCVQSMSANNFAPPAMLQFAKTRKLSIERSEPRNRLLLQKRQFFHSHRAQVIQRHEFFLILFHVDQFIFEFFITPVSWFLKPMAVEQVMSDRDSEDEVDDDVADFEDRRMLDDFVDVTKDEKQMMHLWNSFVRKQRVLADGHIPWACEAFSKLHGNDLVRAPALIWCWRLFMIKLWNHGLLDARTMNNCNITLEQCQNQGSDRMES
- the LOC115742818 gene encoding polycomb group protein EMBRYONIC FLOWER 2 isoform X6, yielding MGAEDDTHSQANFILPEINKLALEAKLGSLFILLVCYAGPEKSLYGNDTTKTQLDVAAYQRNAPGFCVLGKIPMKSLYLLWEKSPNLSLGQRAEVTFSVDMHTCLVKWRHLNEDRHISVQVPYSSEILSARERLHVIVAAEEVGAKEKSPYNSSMCNDVISSSFSHIMRLRAGNVIFNYRYFNNKLQRAEVTEDFSCPFCLVKCASFKGLRYHLLSSHDLFNFEFWVTEEYQAVNVSVRTDPWRSEIVADGMDPRLQTFFRCLKPFKRKRSLHLVQNSKHVYPLILESELPSGVTSATGQSYADTDCVQSMSANNFAPPAMLQFAKTRKLSIERSEPRNRLLLQKRQFFHSHRAQVIQRHEFFLILFHVDQFIFEFFITPVSWFLKPMAVEQVMSDRDSEDEVDDDVADFEDRRMLDDFVDVTKDEKQMMHLWNSFVRKQRVLADGHIPWACEAFSKLHGNDLVRAPALIWCWRLFMIKLWNHGLLDARTMNNCNITLEQCQNQGSDRMES
- the LOC115742818 gene encoding polycomb group protein EMBRYONIC FLOWER 2 isoform X4, translated to MPGIPLAARQTSYSRSADQMCRQDSQVHLSAEEELSAEESLSIYCKPVELYNILQRRAVGNPLFLQRCLSYKIQVKHRRRVQMTISLPRTTTDGFQSGRVLPMYVLLARLESEVNSLEHSAEYRYSRACVLTSFMGAEDDTHSQANFILPEINKLALEAKLGSLFILLVCYAGPEKSLYGNDTTKTQLDVAAYQRNAPGFCVLGKIPMKSLYLLWEKSPNLSLGQRAEVTFSVDMHTCLVKWRHLNEDRHISVQVPYSSEILSARERLHVIVAAEEVGAKEKSPYNSSMCNDVISSSFSHIMRLRAGNVIFNYRYFNNKLQRAEVTEDFSCPFCLVKCASFKGLRYHLLSSHDLFNFEFWVTEEYQAVNVSVRTDPWRSEIVADGMDPRLQTFFRCLKPFKRKRSLHLVQNSKHVYPLILESELPSGVTSATGQSYADTDCVQSMSANNFAPPAMLQFAKTRKLSIERSEPRNRLLLQKRQFFHSHRAQPMAVEQVMSDRDSEDEVDDDVADFEDRRMLDDFVDVTKDEKQMMHLWNSFVRKQRVLADGHIPWACEAFSKLHGNDLVRAPALIWCWRLFMIKLWNHGLLDARTMNNCNITLEQCQNQGSDRMES
- the LOC115742818 gene encoding polycomb group protein EMBRYONIC FLOWER 2 isoform X2, coding for MCRQDSQVHLSAEEELSAEESLSIYCKPVELYNILQRRAVGNPLFLQRCLSYKIQVKHRRRVQMTISLPRTTTDGFQSGRVLPMYVLLARLESEVNSLEHSAEYRYSRACVLTSFMGAEDDTHSQANFILPEINKLALEAKLGSLFILLVCYAGPEKSLYGNDTTKTQLDVAAYQRNAPGFCVLGKIPMKSLYLLWEKSPNLSLGQRAEVTFSVDMHTCLVKWRHLNEDRHISVQVPYSSEILSARERLHVIVAAEEVGAKEKSPYNSSMCNDVISSSFSHIMRLRAGNVIFNYRYFNNKLQRAEVTEDFSCPFCLVKCASFKGLRYHLLSSHDLFNFEFWVTEEYQAVNVSVRTDPWRSEIVADGMDPRLQTFFRCLKPFKRKRSLHLVQNSKHVYPLILESELPSGVTSATGQSYADTDCVQSMSANNFAPPAMLQFAKTRKLSIERSEPRNRLLLQKRQFFHSHRAQVIQRHEFFLILFHVDQFIFEFFITPVSWFLKPMAVEQVMSDRDSEDEVDDDVADFEDRRMLDDFVDVTKDEKQMMHLWNSFVRKQRVLADGHIPWACEAFSKLHGNDLVRAPALIWCWRLFMIKLWNHGLLDARTMNNCNITLEQCQNQGSDRMES
- the LOC115742818 gene encoding polycomb group protein EMBRYONIC FLOWER 2 isoform X7, translating into MPGIPLAARQTSYSRSADQMCRQDSQVHLSAEEELSAEESLSIYCKPVELYNILQRRAVGNPLFLQRCLSYKIQVKHRRRVQMTISLPRTTTDGFQSGRVLPMYVLLARLESEVNSLEHSAEYRYSRACVLTSFMGAEDDTHSQANFILPEINKLALEAKLGSLFILLVCYGNAPGFCVLGKIPMKSLYLLWEKSPNLSLGQRAEVTFSVDMHTCLVKWRHLNEDRHISVQVPYSSEILSARERLHVIVAAEEVGAKEKSPYNSSMCNDVISSSFSHIMRLRAGNVIFNYRYFNNKLQRAEVTEDFSCPFCLVKCASFKGLRYHLLSSHDLFNFEFWVTEEYQAVNVSVRTDPWRSEIVADGMDPRLQTFFRCLKPFKRKRSLHLVQNSKHVYPLILESELPSGVTSATGQSYADTDCVQSMSANNFAPPAMLQFAKTRKLSIERSEPRNRLLLQKRQFFHSHRAQPMAVEQVMSDRDSEDEVDDDVADFEDRRMLDDFVDVTKDEKQMMHLWNSFVRKQRVLADGHIPWACEAFSKLHGNDLVRAPALIWCWRLFMIKLWNHGLLDARTMNNCNITLEQCQNQGSDRMES